TGTGACGACTCCACAGGAGAAAAGCCAGTTGCCAAGTCCTCCTCCCTGCCTTCGGAGTGGCCGGGCCAGGGAGGGCCGGGGAGGAGGGCCTCCCCACCCGCCCCCTATACCCGAGtggtggagtgggggtggggtagCGTGTTGTTGTGGCTGGTAGCGGTGGGAGGGGGCGGGGGGAAGGGCCCGAAGGGATGAAGGGAGGGGGGCGGTGGGGGTGGCGGTGGCCCCAGGCCACTGGGCAGCAGGGTCAGGGCCCCGGGGGCCAAGAGAGGCACATCGTCCGGTGCCCGGCGCAGGGCCAGGGTGTAGTCGGGCGGGCAGGCAGGGCGCAGAGCCTCGGCAGGGTCCGCCCCAACGCCACCACCCCGCTTCAGCTGCAGTGACACCAGCTCCTCCTCTGGTGGCAGCTCACGGCCCGCGGTGGGGAGCAGGGGGCCACCACCGGGCACACCAGAGCCTGAGCCGCCAGGTGGGCTAAGCCGCCTGCACCGCAGCTCCTGCCGCCGGTCCCGCTTGTAGTAGAGGGCAGCAAAGGCCAGGATgttgaggaagaggagggaggcacCCACGGCCACGGTGACGCTCAGCTCCGTGGAGTAGTCCCGAGAGTCCCCGGGGAAGCGGTCGTAGGCCCTCGGGCCGGGCTCGGGCTCGGGCTCGGGAGGCAGGGTGGCAGGCGGCGGGGGCCGGCGTGTGCCCGGGGCACCGGCGGGGGGACGAGGCGGCCAGCGCGTGGCGTAGGGAGGCAGGCGCGTGGTGGTGGTGAAGAGCTCCGTGTGCAGGTTGTGCAGGTGGGGCACAAGCTCCAGCCAGAAGGCCACCTTGTTGGCGCGGTAGTTGTCACGCACACGTGGCTTCAGGCCTATGTGCAGATACTGCTTCTCCTTGCTGTTGAATTTGCTCCACACCACCTCCTCGAAGCGATTGGGCTTGGTGTGGATGAACTTGGTATCCTGCGGCACCGGCTGGTTGGGGTCCCTGTGGGCACAGGAGGGCAGGGAAAGGAGGAGTGAGGGCAAGGCTCTGAAGGAGGGTGGGTGGCAGTGGGCAGGGAGGCAGACAGAGATGCAGAGAGACAGGGGGATGGCAAGAAAGTCAGAGAAAAAgtcacagaggcagagagacatagatggatatgaagagacacagaAACTGCAGGAGACAAAGCCAGAGAGACAAATAGGGATGGAGACAGACTGCCAGAGACAGCCAGAAATGCGGGCAGAGGGGCAGGGACGCACACAGAGATAGCCAGGGAGCAGCAGAAGCTGAGCCTGAATGAAACAGAGACAGGGTCAAAGACACGGGAGGGACagccagagacacagacacagccaGGCTGAAATCAGCCGGCAGCCAGAGACAGCGAAAAGTAAGCAGACAAAAGAGAGCAGCAGAGGGAAGTGGAGAGCTGTCAGTGGATTTtcagagagacacagacagaagTAAAGAGACACGCAAACTCTtacacacactcagacacacacacctgAGCAGTCAGCCAGAGGTGCAGAGCCCTAGGGGGGTTGGGCAGGGGGGATCAggcaaggaggagggagagatggaCGCCAAGCCAAAGCCACTGAGTGGGCCCCCAACTCCCCAGAAAGGACATGGGCCTCTCTGTCTGATACTGCTGAGTCTCCAACGCTcaactcagtgcctggcacagaggcgTCTGGGTTGGTTTCACTTGAGCAAGAGGGCAGGCCAGAGTGAGTGCCTTAACAGAGGAACGGCGGCCATGTGAAGGAGGGAGGGCCCTGCCCAGCCCCGCCCAGCCCCGCCCAGCTCTTCCGGCCCTCACCCAGTCTTGGCGAAGTTGGTCCAGTAGGTCATGACCACGGCACTGAGCATGACGTCATTCTTGGAGAAGTTGCAGGGGAAGAGGTCAGTGGCACCCACCATGGGCACGCCAAAGACATAGGGCAGTTCATCCCCGTGTGCCGCATCTGCCCACTCAGGCCGGCCCTCCGCCTGGCAGTGGTGGTAGAAGGTGTAAAAGTAGACGGGAGACTGGTAGTCGGCGTGCAGCTTGGCAGTGGCCACAGCTGGTGCCACCCACTGGTGGTCAGTAAAGAGCGCCAGCAGGGTTTTGCGGCGCATTTCGCCATTGTCCCGGTCGGCCCAGTCTGTGTACATAAACTTGATGGTCTCCCGAAGCACATCCTTGCCTTCCGGATAGCCATACAGGTTGTCCACAAAGTTGGAGACAGTGAAGTCAAAGGCGCTGGCAGACACACCATCCTCGCTCTCTGCAGAGTCCTCCACGAACTTGAGGCCCTCTCCCTGGTTGACGCCGATGAGCATGTCGTAGTTGAGGAATTCTCCCTGCTGCATGAGGATCTCAGGGTCATCAGGGACCACGTCGCCGTCCACCACGGGCCCAAAGGCGATGTGGTAGCTGGGGAGAAGGGGTCAGGGTCTCACCACCTGCTCACTGGCCTCCTCTCGGCCTGTGGCCTGCTAAGCCCACACGCAGATGCTTCTCTCTACCTGCAAGACCCTTCTTCCCTACTTGAAATCCTCCAGTGTGTCCTTTGGGAGATCTGGCCTCTCCGGAAGTCTTCCCAAAGCACTTCACGGCACCCTGTGCTCATCTGCTCTGTCTGAGCACCTCCACTGAAGGAAGGCTTGCAAGAGGAGGCCACTTACTGGGGGCCTGAAGCCCATTTCTCCTTGCCAAATGGGATGCCCACAGgcacctctcacctcagcctccttggaaCCAGCAAGGATAGTGAAGGCCTGGACCCAGCCCTCTCCCACCCCATACCGGGCAGGCTGCACGTCCTGGTCCACCAGCTCCCGGGAGGGCTTCCGGCGCAGACACTCCACAGCTTCAGCGCTGTCCTCTCGGTCACAGCCCACCTTGGCTGCTAGCAGCCGCGTGTACTTGAGCGGCTGGTAGTTGACAGACCAGCTGGAAATGGCGGTGCCACTCTGGGCAATGGCCTTCTGGAACAGCCCTGGTGGGACAGGCAGACCTCAGGCCAGGCTGTGAGTACCGGCCTGAAGGAGAAGCGGGGAGCTGGCAGGGTCGGGAAGGGTGGAACAGGCTGGGACACTGCTGGTACCTTCTGAATGGTGGGAGAGGATCAGAAGGTTGACGCAGGAGGCCCCTGCCCCGGACCCAAAGATGGTGATACGCTCGGGGTCGCCCCCGAAGTGGGCGATGTTTTCACTGAGCCAGCGCAGGGCCTGGATCTGGTCCAGGAGCCCATAGTTGCCTTTTGCAGCCTGGTCCCCAGTGCTGAGAAAACCTGGGAGTAGAGAAGAAGAGGGCCCCCTGGAGGTGTCACAGCGCCCCTGCCCCCTTTCTGGGCAGCTCAGTCCAGCCCAGAAGCCATTCTGCTGGATGTGGAAGAAGCCtgcccaccaggcccacctcccaGACTCCCCTGATCCCCAGAGTTGGCTGCCCACTCTCACCGAGCACCCCAAGACGGTAGTTGAGCGTGGCTACAATGACGTTGCCGTAGGCGGCCAGGACTGAGCCATCGAACATGTTTCCGGTCCCCTCCATGTAGGAGCCGCCGTGGAGAAACAGCATCACAGGCTTCTTCCCAGGGTCACGGATATctgtgtggggagggggtgggcagGTGGGCCAGGGGGTCAGGGACAAGGACACAGTCAGACCGGAAGCAGCACCACCCAGCTCCCAGGCCTGCTGAGGACTGGCCTGGAGCTCAGGGGACATGTCACTCCCATCCCTGGGGGGCAAGACCGgattcccctcctccctccccagctaGCCCTGGCAGACGGTCCCTCCCCACCCTCTGCCAGCCTTCCCCGCGGCACTTCTCCAATGCAGACTTTCCAAGAAACCCCATagaggctgggggtgggcagTGGCCCTCCTTAGGGCATCTGCTGGATCCAGGGAACCCCCAGCACCCCCACACACAGCACATCTCCTTCCTGTCCCTGGAAAGAGCAAGCTCCCGAGGCTAGAactggagctggagctgctggGGGGGTCCTGGCGTCTCCTCCGACTCAGGCCTTGGGCCTCTGCTCCACATGGTACCCTGGTCTGTGGGTGAGGGGGGCCAGGCCTAGGGTCCCTGGTCTGTGGGTGAGGGGTGCCAGGCCTAGGGTCCCTGGGGCTTGGTCTTCTCCCCGCCCTAATTCCTTTCTAGGTCACCTCCCCAGTCACCATGGCAACCCCCAGCCTAATTACTgtggcaggaggaggaagagcctgCTTAATGAAGCCAGGGTGCAGCTTAGTTTTGGACACCCCCAAACTGGCCTGAGCCCTGGGTTCTGCACTGGACTCCTGCCTGCCATACCCCCAGAGGATCCCCTGATCACTGCCACATGTGATCAGGCCCTTGAGTTGCTCCAGATTGGACTGAAGGGTGACTAATTCCAGAGGAGGCGGAAGTCTGAGAGTGCTTGCCAGGGCCCCCGAGTCTACAGCATCCTCCCCTGTAGCTCCCCATGATTCAGCCATAGTGCTAGGGCTGGGGTCACCCCTGGCCCACAGGCCCTCCTCTTTCTTGACACTGGCCCTCCTTGCTAGCCTGGACACTCAGCAAACCAAAGCCAGGCCTGGGCCTCCACAGCCGGTCCCCAGCGCCTCTGCCCATCTCCCTCATCCTGGTAGAAACATCCCTCCTGCCAGAAGGTCAACCTGCAGGTCACTAAGACATTCTCCTTGACCTCACAGACAGCTTCCTGCCTCCCATCCCTAAGACTCCCTGTGCAGCCCCCATGCTCCTGACTGCTTCCGCCAGAGCTTCTAGGTGGGAAGCACCCTCGCTGAGTTCTCCTCAAATCCTGTCCTCTCCTTTGCTCCTGAACCTCCAGTGACCTCCCGGCACTTTCAGGCCGGAATCTCCTTCCCTCCAAGGTCCTGTCCTAATTGTCCTCAGTTCTCCCATCCTCACCCCACCCCTCTCCCAGTGTGAGGGGAGGAGGGGTCAGAAAGGGAAGGAGCAGGAAGAGGGGCTGGGGCGACAAGAAttcaaaaccaacaacaaaaacaggatcaagaaagaagaaagaaagaaagaaaaaacaaccaaaaagcaAGAAGCTCTCGGGGCAgattcaacaagaaaagaaaaaacaaaaagatccattttggaaaaaaagaaaaaaagaaaaaaattctttgcattttttttcttcaaaattttgtGGTGAAACTTCAAGATATTGGgccctgttttaaaaaattgtcaaattCTTTAATTCACTTCAAATGTTTGCGTTTTCTGTGTCTGACAGGCTTTTGGAAATTGCGGCAGCCTTCTGATGTTTCAATGGTGTCATCAATTTGccaactttaacattttttttgaaCTGTTGTTTTGCTCcaatttcaaattgttttttttcaaatgttacaTTTCACAGGTTTCAAAACTGTCCAGATTTCTTTCAAATTCTAAACATTTTAAccaattcttttgaattttatttttctgacattccaatttctttttgtttttcggCTTATTTTCACCATGTTTAGCTTTTCTGGCAGGTTTTCTACTGGGTCCAACACTGTTCAAATTTCGTTTGAAGttttcataattcttttttccaattattaaacatttttcttttcttttctttttcattttagttggGAGAACGACTGAGGGGCCTTGAGGGCTGTGGGGACATTTAGTGAGGGGCAGGGCCATGAACGTCCTCTTATAAGCAACCACATGCAGCAGCGGGATTTTTAAATCTACCTGTGTCTGGCGGATTGAGCGTCGCCTCGTCACGTTTTTTTGTGAGCGGACCTAAGACCGGGaacacaaaacagagaaaaaaggacAATTTTGTGGGGAAAGATGGGGGTCGGGGGGAGGTggtggatggggaggggaggagagaaagcagaaaaggggagggtgggggaggcagaaaaaataagccaaaaaaagcaaaattcgtttgcaagaaaaagaaaccaagaaaagagaaaaacgtTTCTACAACCCAATTTTGTTCCCCTCCCCGGAAAAAGTCATGCCCCAAAGAAAAGGCTGGTTTTGGGGGATGGGGTGCCTGAGTGGGCTGAGGCCTGTCTTAAGACATATCGACTTGGCTGGAAAGGTTTTGGCTTGTCGATGTGTTTGCTAATTGCTGGAAATGAaacagtgttagaggtggggtgggaggggaggggaagcccACCCAGAGCCCCTGGGAGACAAAGGCCAGCTTGCCACCCAGGCCACCTCTCAGAAGGCCCCCTTCAGGGCCAGCGAAGCACCTGCCTGCCGCCCCCAACAAGGCTGTAGGGAGGAGAGACTGCAGCAGAAAAGACTCTGCTTCCCTCTGGACCACTCTGCAGGGCAGCGAGCAGGACAGGTTTTGGGGGCAGCCTGCCCCGCAGCTCAGCCCCAGAAGCCTTCCTCTCCCCACTGGAGGGCTATGGGAAGGTCAGCTGGGGCTGCCCGCCCGCTACCCAGCCTCACCACCAGCACTTCTCGTCTATCCGCACTCACAGGCCTGGCTTCTCACCCCAGCTCCCCAGTGTAGGCAAAGCAGGGAAGGGGGTCATCAGGTCTTGCCCTCCGCTCCAGCTCAACCCTCCGCACTCCCCCCAACCTCGTCCCTTACCCAGGCTTCCTCTCCTCCCCGCAAAACGGTGAATTTCCCACCAGGGCCACCAGCCACCGCCTCCCCTGACCCTGCTCCACT
The sequence above is drawn from the Symphalangus syndactylus isolate Jambi chromosome 20, NHGRI_mSymSyn1-v2.1_pri, whole genome shotgun sequence genome and encodes:
- the NLGN2 gene encoding neuroligin-2 — translated: MWLLALCLVGLAGAQRGGGGPGGGGAPGGPSLGLGSLGEERFPVVNTAYGRVRGVRRELNNEILGPVVQFLGVPYATPPLGARRFQPPEAPASWPGVRNATTLPPACPQNLHGALPAIMLPVWFTDNLEAAATYVQNQSEDCLYLNLYVPTEDGPLTKKRDEATLNPPDTDIRDPGKKPVMLFLHGGSYMEGTGNMFDGSVLAAYGNVIVATLNYRLGVLGFLSTGDQAAKGNYGLLDQIQALRWLSENIAHFGGDPERITIFGSGAGASCVNLLILSHHSEGLFQKAIAQSGTAISSWSVNYQPLKYTRLLAAKVGCDREDSAEAVECLRRKPSRELVDQDVQPARYHIAFGPVVDGDVVPDDPEILMQQGEFLNYDMLIGVNQGEGLKFVEDSAESEDGVSASAFDFTVSNFVDNLYGYPEGKDVLRETIKFMYTDWADRDNGEMRRKTLLALFTDHQWVAPAVATAKLHADYQSPVYFYTFYHHCQAEGRPEWADAAHGDELPYVFGVPMVGATDLFPCNFSKNDVMLSAVVMTYWTNFAKTGDPNQPVPQDTKFIHTKPNRFEEVVWSKFNSKEKQYLHIGLKPRVRDNYRANKVAFWLELVPHLHNLHTELFTTTTRLPPYATRWPPRPPAGAPGTRRPPPPATLPPEPEPEPGPRAYDRFPGDSRDYSTELSVTVAVGASLLFLNILAFAALYYKRDRRQELRCRRLSPPGGSGSGVPGGGPLLPTAGRELPPEEELVSLQLKRGGGVGADPAEALRPACPPDYTLALRRAPDDVPLLAPGALTLLPSGLGPPPPPPPPSLHPFGPFPPPPPTATSHNNTLPHPHSTTRV